The Chitinophagales bacterium genomic sequence GCATCCAGGGCGGTTTTATCTATCTCTTTTACCGCCTGGTTATACTCAGCGCTTATCTCTTTCAGGAAATGGTCTACCAGCTCAGGTATGTCCTCGCTACGTTCATTAAGCGTCGGCACCTTTATCAGTATCACACTCAGGCGGTGATACAGGTCCAGACGGAATTTCTTTTCTTCTACCTCCTGCATCAGGTCTTTGTTAGTAGCAGCAATTACGCGTACGTCTACTTTTATTTCCTTGTCGCCACCTACACGGGTTATTTTACTTTCCTGGAGGGCACGCAGCACCTTGGCCTGTGCGTCCAGGCTCATATCACCTATCTCATCAAGAAAGAGCGTACCCCCTTTTGCCTGTTCAAACTTACCAATGCGTTGTTTTATGGCCGATGTGAACGAGCCCTTCTCATGCCCGAACAGTTCACTTTCTATCAGCTCAGATGGAATAGCTGCACAGTTTACCTCTATAAGCGGTCCGTTGGCGCGGGGGCTTAACTCATGTATATTACGAGCTACCAGTTCCTTACCTACACCATTTGCACCTGTTATCAGCACCCGCGCATCTGTAGCAGCTACCTTCTCTATGGTCTCATGTATCTGCTTCATAGCATCGCTACTACCTATCATCTGGTTTGTACGCGATATGCGTTTGCGCAATTGTTTTGTCTCTGTTACCAGCGAGCCCTTATCCATAGCATTGCGTATGGTTATCAGCAGCCTGTTCAGGTCAGGTGGTTTAGAAATAAAGTCAAATGCTCCCTTCTTCACCGCATCCACAGCAGACTCTATATTTCCGTGGCCTGATATAACAACGAAGGGTACATCCGGTTTCACTTCTTTGGTCTTTTCCAACAGCTCTATGCCATCCATTTTAGGCATCTTTACGTCGCAGAGTATGCAATTGTAATCATTTGCCTTTATCTTCTCCAGTCCCTCTGCGCCATCTGCAGCTTCATCTATCTCAAACCCTTCGAATGAAAGGATGTCTTTTAACGTGTTACGTATTGCCCTTTCATCATCTATTACCAATATCTTTTGTGCCATATGTCCTGATTAGTAGTTTATTGTTTTAAGAGGGTTCCCTTCTGTATCAAATTCTTCCCATGGGCCTGTCTTTTCATCATTTTCGTACATACCTCTTGCCTTCATCTGCCCGTTATCGTGATACTCTATCCACAATCCTGTTCTTACATCATCTTTATAGGGTCCTGATTCCAGCTTTTGACCTGACTCGTAATATACCGTGCATGGGCCATCTTTTTTATCTTTTATATAATTATACTCTACTGCTTTATTGCCATTGGTATAATGCCATATGGATACGCCACTGCGCTGGCCTTTGCTGTATTCAGCTTCTTCCTGTATCATCGCAGTTTCGTAATACTTTTTGTAAGCGCCATCCAGCTTGCCATCTATATAATGCTCTTCGAGCAATACGGGGCCATGATGTTTATACTCCCTCTTTATGCCATGCAGCTTATCGTCTTTGTAATGCTCTATGACCGACAATCCGCCATCAGCATTGATCTCCATATGCATACCATGTTTTTTATCATTATGATACGAAGTCATGCTTTTAGGGTAGCGTGACGGCCAGAACTCATTCCAGACACCTTCTTTCTTCCCTTTTAAATAGTAACCTTCTACCATAGGTTGCTGATCGGCAATAACAATCACCTGGAAAAATTCCCATCCTCCCGGGTCTTTTCTTACTAATGTATCCAGCTCCTGCGACCTTGCAGATGTTGTTGACAGGAATATTAACACTACTCCCGTCAGCAAATGCTTAACTTTCATATTCCAGACAGATTTTGGGCAAATTAGCGATTTATATTTTTTGATACCTAACAGCTTAGACAGTATTAACATTATCAATGGTTGTATAGCCGTGCCGATTTGTCAGTGCACCTGTTTTGGACGTAACTTTGTATTTATATTAATGTATCTACATTAATATAAATCATTAAAAACAAATAGTTATGGCAAATACAATATTTCATGCAGCAAATACACGTGGTCATGCGGATCATGGCTGGCTCAACGCTCATCACTCTTTCAGCTTTGCAGGCTACTACGACCCCTCTCGTGTACAGTTTGGTGCTCTCAGAGTATTAAACGATGACATTGTTGCCCCGGGCATGGGTTTTGGCAAACACCCGCACGATAATATGGAGATCATCACAATAATATTAAGCGGTGCATTGGAGCATAAAGACAGCATGGGGCATACTCAGGCCATACAGCCCAACGAGGTGCAGGTGATGAGTGCAGGCACAGGTGTGTTTCACAGTGAATATAACCATAACCGCGATAAAGAAGTGAACTTGTTGCAGACATGGATATTCCCGAATAAAAAGAATGTGCAACCCAGGTACGACCAACGTATTTTCCCCGCAGAAGAACGTGTGAATCAATGGCAGGCACTTGTATCACCTATGGGTAATGACGACCCTGGTATGAAGATACACCAGGACGCATGGATCAATCGTGCGACTATTGAAACAGGCAAAACACTGGACTACAGGTTACACAATGCTGCCAACGGTGTATATGTGTTTGTGATAGATGGCAGCGCACGTGCTGGAGAACAGCTACTGAATAAAAAAGATGCATTAGGGGTAACAGATAGTGATACTGTACAGCTAACGGCAAATGCCACTAGCGACGTGC encodes the following:
- a CDS encoding sigma-54-dependent Fis family transcriptional regulator, translating into MAQKILVIDDERAIRNTLKDILSFEGFEIDEAADGAEGLEKIKANDYNCILCDVKMPKMDGIELLEKTKEVKPDVPFVVISGHGNIESAVDAVKKGAFDFISKPPDLNRLLITIRNAMDKGSLVTETKQLRKRISRTNQMIGSSDAMKQIHETIEKVAATDARVLITGANGVGKELVARNIHELSPRANGPLIEVNCAAIPSELIESELFGHEKGSFTSAIKQRIGKFEQAKGGTLFLDEIGDMSLDAQAKVLRALQESKITRVGGDKEIKVDVRVIAATNKDLMQEVEEKKFRLDLYHRLSVILIKVPTLNERSEDIPELVDHFLKEISAEYNQAVKEIDKTALDALQKYNWTGNIRELRNVVERLIIFSDKKISKKDVETHILR
- a CDS encoding toxin-antitoxin system YwqK family antitoxin, with amino-acid sequence MKVKHLLTGVVLIFLSTTSARSQELDTLVRKDPGGWEFFQVIVIADQQPMVEGYYLKGKKEGVWNEFWPSRYPKSMTSYHNDKKHGMHMEINADGGLSVIEHYKDDKLHGIKREYKHHGPVLLEEHYIDGKLDGAYKKYYETAMIQEEAEYSKGQRSGVSIWHYTNGNKAVEYNYIKDKKDGPCTVYYESGQKLESGPYKDDVRTGLWIEYHDNGQMKARGMYENDEKTGPWEEFDTEGNPLKTINY
- a CDS encoding pirin family protein → MANTIFHAANTRGHADHGWLNAHHSFSFAGYYDPSRVQFGALRVLNDDIVAPGMGFGKHPHDNMEIITIILSGALEHKDSMGHTQAIQPNEVQVMSAGTGVFHSEYNHNRDKEVNLLQTWIFPNKKNVQPRYDQRIFPAEERVNQWQALVSPMGNDDPGMKIHQDAWINRATIETGKTLDYRLHNAANGVYVFVIDGSARAGEQLLNKKDALGVTDSDTVQLTANATSDVLVFEVPMRW